ACACTATGTTGTGTAGGCTTTGTTTTCATTTCACCCGCTGCTTTAATGTATGGCAGTAATGTACAGTGAATGTACATTACGTTCTCGCGTCCTAAATCACTTTTAATCTGTCTGATAGACTCGATAAATGGTAACGACTCGATATCTCCAGTTGTACCACCGATTTCAGTAATGACAACATCAGCTTTCGTAGATTCTCCTGCAAGCAGTAAACGTGACTTTATTTCATTTGTAATATGAGGGATAACTTGAACAGTCCCTCCTAAATAATCTCCACGACGTTCTTTCTTCAATACGTGAGAATACACACGGCCTGCAGTTACGTTAGAATACTGATTTAAATTAATATCGATAAAACGCTCGTAGTGCCCTAAGTCAAGGTCAGTCTCAGCTCCATCATCTGTTACGAATACTTCCCCGTGCTGATAAGGACTCATCGTACCTGGATCAACGTTTAAATATGGATCAAACTTCTGAATCGTGACATTAAGTCCTCTATTCTTTAATAAACGACCTAAACTAGCTGCCGTAATCCCTTTACCTAATGATGATACAACGCCACCTGTTACAAATATAAATTTTGTCATGTTTACCTCCTGGAAATTAAAATAATAAAAAACGCTCCCATGCACAATAAGTACATTGGGAGCGTATAGTTTATACGTTCGTCCTTAAATTAAGGAGCCCAAGTAAAATAATAATCATTTTTGTTCAAATTGTCAACTATGATTATTCTTCGTCTTCTTCGTCTTCAAATTCGTCTTCTTCATCTTCGAATTCTTCATCCGGTTCAACGACAAGTCCTGCTTCATCTAATTCATCTTCAACTTCTTCATCTTCAGTATCAACATTTTCCTCATCACCTTCAGATGGTAATAAGTCGAGTTCATCTTCAACTTCATCTTCACCTAACAATGCAATCTTCGGTGAATCTTCGTCTTCTTCGTCTAAAATCTCAAACTTCTGAACAGTCGGTGCGATCTTTTCTTCAATATCATCCACTGAATACCAGTCACGTAGACCCCACATATATTCACCAGTAGATAAGAATCTGCCATCTGTATTTAAGTCTGTGTAGAATTGTACGACACGCGTTTCTACTTCTTCATCAGAATAATTTCCGATTGCTTTAAATTCGTCGATTAATTCGTATAAGTTTACTTCTTTACCTTTTTCGCTTAAAGCCATGTAAGCTAAGTCAATAAAAGAATTTTCGTCCATCATTTCTTTAGTATATTCAGAGATTTTCATTATATTCGTCCTTTCAGAACTCTAAAGTGTTTATACTACATCATAACAAATTAATTCCAAAAAGCGCAATAATTATTCAAAATTTCTCTATTAATATTTAATTAACTTCGTTAATATATGTGTATTTTCTGTATCCATCGCTACAAAGTTATTACTTAAATAAAGTGCAGCATCATCATCTGATACATCGACCTCAACTTTATCTACTGCTTCAAAATTGCGACGAAGGAAAGTAGCGATTTGTCTCAACACATTTTGTTTAATGGTATCTACATCCTCCTGAATATTGAATGATGTGATATGCGCTGTTGTACCTTCAATTGAATATTCAATTTCACCAACAAACTGACCGTCTCTTTCCAGACGAATAACATCTTCATCTTTAATGAGTCTTAGCTTTGAAACATAATCGGCATCTAAATCCAGATAATAAAGACGTTCTTTCCCGATTGGTCCTTCAGGATTCGTTGCTAAATGAAGAAAACCGGCACGTTCATATAAATTCCATGCAGCCTGGTTCTCCGCATCAACGACTAAGAAGAGATGATCGAAATCTGGAAATACACTTTGTACAAATTCAGGAATATTCATCATAATTTCAGTACCATAGCCATGACCTTGTAATTTATTGTTGATAGATAAGCTACGGACATACACTGCATTGATCGGCGTATCATATCCTTCATGCTGATAATGCTGATGCAGTACGAAGAACCCTACAACCTCCTCATCATGATTAAGTACAACACATGGTCTGCGATTCGGATCCATCAGTCCTTCATCTAGCACCTCTTTCGGTAAAGAGGAATAAATCATTTGACGCTCTGTTAATTCAAATTGATCTAATGCCTCACGATAGTCTTCTTTATACTGTACAATCTTAATTTTAGAACCTAAGAATTCCATTATCTTGTTGCCTCCGTACATTGCAATTTATTTGATAAATATATTTTACCCAATTTTTTAACGATTAGTACATGAAAGTTTATTTTTTTGACTGCTAAGCATTATCTTGTATGATAAGATAAAATAAAAAAATGCGAGGTTTAATATGAAAATAGGAATAGATGCTGGTGGTACATTAATCAAAATCGCCATCTTTGAAAACGATACATTTACATTTAAAAAAGAAAAATCTACAGATATCGAGCACGTTGCAGCGTGGCTGAACACAGTGCCAGATGCACAAGTCGCTTTAACAGGCGGGAAAGCCACTTATTTAAACAGTCTTATTCCACAAGATGCATTCCAATCAATCGAGTTCGATGCAACA
Above is a window of Macrococcoides canis DNA encoding:
- the rpoE gene encoding DNA-directed RNA polymerase subunit delta, translated to MKISEYTKEMMDENSFIDLAYMALSEKGKEVNLYELIDEFKAIGNYSDEEVETRVVQFYTDLNTDGRFLSTGEYMWGLRDWYSVDDIEEKIAPTVQKFEILDEEDEDSPKIALLGEDEVEDELDLLPSEGDEENVDTEDEEVEDELDEAGLVVEPDEEFEDEEDEFEDEEDEE
- a CDS encoding GNAT family N-acetyltransferase, which gives rise to MEFLGSKIKIVQYKEDYREALDQFELTERQMIYSSLPKEVLDEGLMDPNRRPCVVLNHDEEVVGFFVLHQHYQHEGYDTPINAVYVRSLSINNKLQGHGYGTEIMMNIPEFVQSVFPDFDHLFLVVDAENQAAWNLYERAGFLHLATNPEGPIGKERLYYLDLDADYVSKLRLIKDEDVIRLERDGQFVGEIEYSIEGTTAHITSFNIQEDVDTIKQNVLRQIATFLRRNFEAVDKVEVDVSDDDAALYLSNNFVAMDTENTHILTKLIKY